Proteins from one Mycobacterium adipatum genomic window:
- a CDS encoding NADPH:quinone oxidoreductase family protein produces the protein MRAAVCPAYGPPEVVGVRELPCPDLAPGQARVRVAAAAVNFPDVLLVAGTYQVKVTPPFVPGSEFSGVVTEISPGIDAFAVGDRVAGTAMFGAFAEQVCISVDALTPISDGVDDHTAAASGVAFRTAYHALRSVARITTGDDIVVLGAGGGVGLAAVGLATALGARVTAVASNPEKLAAAARHGAVRGINHRTEDLRAALREALPGGATAVLDPVGGELSEPALRSLARGGRFVTIGFASGSVARIPLNLVLVKGIQVLGFQFQDIPADEFTRNETELRHLLASGTVAPLVGASYPLTEAAAALRHVADGRAIGKVVVDVCAPV, from the coding sequence GTGAGAGCTGCGGTCTGCCCGGCCTATGGTCCCCCCGAGGTGGTCGGTGTGCGGGAGCTCCCGTGCCCGGATCTCGCTCCCGGGCAGGCACGGGTGCGGGTCGCCGCGGCGGCGGTGAACTTCCCCGATGTCCTCTTGGTTGCCGGGACCTACCAGGTCAAGGTGACGCCGCCGTTCGTCCCGGGTAGCGAGTTCTCCGGTGTCGTCACCGAAATCTCACCGGGCATAGACGCTTTCGCGGTCGGCGACCGAGTCGCCGGGACCGCCATGTTCGGTGCGTTCGCCGAGCAGGTGTGCATCTCGGTTGACGCTCTGACACCCATCTCCGACGGTGTGGACGACCACACGGCGGCGGCCTCGGGGGTGGCGTTCCGCACCGCGTATCACGCACTGCGCTCGGTCGCACGCATCACCACCGGTGACGACATCGTGGTCCTGGGCGCCGGCGGCGGGGTCGGGCTGGCCGCTGTCGGGCTGGCCACCGCGCTCGGTGCGCGCGTCACCGCGGTGGCGTCCAATCCCGAGAAGCTGGCCGCGGCTGCCCGTCACGGCGCAGTCCGGGGAATCAACCACCGCACCGAGGACCTGCGCGCGGCGCTGCGTGAGGCACTGCCCGGTGGCGCCACGGCCGTGCTCGACCCGGTCGGTGGCGAGCTGTCCGAACCTGCGCTGCGATCCCTGGCGCGCGGTGGGCGTTTCGTCACCATCGGCTTCGCATCGGGATCCGTTGCGCGCATCCCGCTGAATCTGGTGCTGGTCAAGGGGATCCAGGTGCTCGGATTCCAGTTCCAGGACATACCGGCCGACGAGTTCACCCGCAATGAGACCGAACTGCGCCACCTGCTGGCTTCGGGCACCGTCGCCCCGCTTGTCGGCGCGAGCTATCCGCTGACGGAAGCCGCCGCCGCCCTGCGGCACGTGGCCGACGGGCGCGCGATCGGAAAAGTGGTGGTGGACGTGTGTGCACCGGTGTGA
- a CDS encoding cytochrome P450 — translation MTTAELVFDPFSEEYFNNPFEIYRRMRNEAPLYYSADRDFYALTRHEDVSAALKDYEAFSSSRGCDLAMVQSETPPQKSIIFMDPPDHRHMRSLLNKAFTPRAVQAQRDTIVEQIDRYLGQITSDEFDIVQDFSGPFPVEVITRMAGVEPEYRQMVRHWIDTSLSREPGQFGTSEAGMQANIDTGIYYYSLVQKRRENPQDDMISRLIAAEIQREDGRLDKLDDIEITGFATLLGGAGAETVTKLIGTAMVLFARYPEQWQKLLDNRELVPAAVEELLRFEGPVQYNVRYTLKEAHVPSGVIPAGKPVFLLSAAANRDTDAFTDADTFDIERDRTEAQNLGLGYGIHSCLGAALARMESVIALEKLLEFMPRYEVKWDGLQRVHMQNVAGYSHVPVRRLAQ, via the coding sequence ATGACCACCGCGGAACTCGTTTTCGATCCGTTCTCCGAGGAGTACTTCAACAACCCGTTCGAGATCTACCGGCGGATGCGCAATGAGGCACCGCTCTACTACAGCGCCGACCGGGACTTCTACGCTCTCACCCGGCACGAGGACGTGTCGGCCGCGCTCAAGGACTACGAGGCGTTCTCGTCCTCACGCGGCTGCGACCTGGCGATGGTGCAGAGCGAGACACCGCCGCAGAAGTCGATCATCTTCATGGACCCGCCGGATCACCGGCACATGCGCAGCCTGCTCAACAAGGCGTTCACCCCGCGCGCGGTGCAGGCCCAGCGGGACACCATCGTCGAGCAGATCGACCGCTACCTCGGGCAGATCACGTCCGACGAATTCGACATCGTGCAGGACTTCTCGGGTCCGTTCCCGGTGGAGGTCATCACCCGGATGGCGGGCGTCGAGCCCGAGTACCGCCAGATGGTCCGGCACTGGATCGATACCAGCCTGTCCCGCGAACCCGGCCAGTTCGGCACCTCCGAGGCCGGGATGCAGGCCAATATCGACACCGGTATCTACTACTACTCGCTGGTGCAGAAGCGCCGGGAGAATCCGCAGGACGACATGATCAGCCGCCTCATCGCCGCGGAGATCCAGCGCGAGGACGGCCGACTGGACAAGCTGGACGATATCGAGATCACCGGGTTCGCGACCCTGCTCGGCGGCGCGGGCGCCGAAACCGTGACCAAGCTGATCGGTACCGCCATGGTGCTGTTCGCGCGGTACCCCGAGCAGTGGCAGAAGCTGCTCGACAACCGCGAACTGGTGCCCGCGGCCGTCGAGGAACTGCTGCGCTTCGAGGGCCCGGTGCAATACAACGTGCGCTACACGCTCAAGGAGGCGCACGTTCCCAGCGGGGTCATCCCGGCGGGCAAGCCGGTGTTCCTGCTCAGTGCGGCCGCCAACCGCGACACCGACGCGTTCACCGACGCCGACACCTTCGATATCGAGCGCGACCGCACCGAGGCGCAGAACCTCGGGCTCGGGTACGGCATCCACAGCTGTCTGGGCGCGGCGCTGGCCCGCATGGAGAGCGTCATCGCGCTGGAGAAGTTGCTCGAGTTCATGCCCCGCTACGAGGTGAAATGGGATGGCCTGCAACGGGTTCACATGCAGAATGTGGCCGGCTATTCGCATGTTCCGGTGCGAAGGCTTGCCCAATGA
- a CDS encoding ferredoxin — protein sequence MSKIVVDFGLCESNGVCMGIIPEVFDLDDQDYLHVLTDEVTPDNEERVRESVRQCPRQAIAIVE from the coding sequence ATGAGCAAGATCGTGGTCGATTTCGGGCTCTGTGAGAGCAACGGGGTGTGCATGGGCATCATCCCGGAGGTTTTCGACCTCGACGATCAGGACTACCTGCACGTGCTCACCGACGAGGTCACGCCCGACAACGAGGAACGAGTGCGCGAGTCGGTACGGCAGTGCCCCCGGCAGGCGATCGCCATCGTGGAGTAG
- a CDS encoding cytochrome P450: MAIDPAGIDWFKDPRLVADPYPYFNALRDQCPVQPEDIYGVTMVTGWEEAVSVYNDEETFSSCTSVTGPFPGFPVPLEGRDDVAELIEKHRDELPFSDQLPTLDPPVHTNHRSLMMRLITPKRLKENEDAMWQLADEVLDEYLAPGNGEFIKGFASPFTLLVIADLLGIPPEDRTAFVDGISQNSGGGIGNTGGDSLSHSPLEFLYGQFEAYIEDRRSNPREDILTGMATAVFPDGTTPTPGDVARVATNVFSAGQETTVRLLGTALKVLGDRPDIQQQLRADRSLLPNFIEEALRFESPVKGDFRLSRCPVMVGDQQLPSGRTVMVVNGAANRDPRRFDNPDEFDPARKNARQHLAFGRGIHSCPGAPLARAETRVGLERLLDRTTDIRISEEKHGPAGNRDYHYIPTFILRGLTHLHLEFDVK, encoded by the coding sequence ATGGCGATCGATCCCGCCGGCATCGATTGGTTCAAGGACCCGCGTCTGGTCGCCGATCCCTACCCGTACTTCAACGCGTTGCGCGACCAGTGCCCCGTGCAGCCCGAGGACATCTACGGCGTCACCATGGTCACCGGCTGGGAAGAGGCCGTCTCGGTGTACAACGACGAGGAGACGTTCTCGTCGTGCACGTCGGTCACCGGCCCGTTCCCCGGCTTCCCGGTCCCGCTGGAGGGCCGCGACGATGTCGCCGAGCTGATCGAAAAGCACCGCGACGAACTGCCGTTCAGCGATCAGCTGCCCACCCTCGACCCGCCCGTGCACACCAACCACCGCTCGCTGATGATGCGGCTGATCACGCCCAAGCGCCTCAAGGAGAACGAGGACGCGATGTGGCAGCTGGCCGACGAGGTGCTCGACGAGTACCTGGCGCCCGGCAACGGCGAGTTCATCAAGGGCTTCGCCAGCCCGTTCACGCTGCTGGTCATCGCTGACCTGCTGGGAATCCCACCGGAGGACCGCACCGCCTTCGTCGACGGCATCTCGCAGAACTCCGGCGGCGGTATCGGCAACACCGGCGGGGATTCGTTGTCGCACAGCCCCTTGGAGTTCCTGTACGGACAGTTCGAGGCGTATATCGAGGATCGGCGCAGCAATCCCCGCGAGGACATCCTGACCGGTATGGCTACGGCGGTGTTCCCGGATGGCACCACGCCGACCCCCGGCGACGTCGCACGGGTGGCCACCAACGTGTTCTCGGCCGGACAGGAGACCACGGTCCGGTTGCTCGGCACCGCACTCAAGGTCCTCGGGGACCGTCCGGACATCCAGCAACAGCTGCGTGCGGACCGCAGCCTGCTGCCCAATTTCATCGAGGAGGCGTTGCGCTTCGAGAGCCCGGTCAAGGGGGATTTCCGGCTATCGCGATGCCCGGTGATGGTGGGGGACCAACAGTTACCGTCGGGGCGCACCGTCATGGTGGTCAACGGCGCCGCCAACCGGGATCCGCGCCGCTTCGACAATCCCGACGAATTCGATCCGGCACGCAAGAACGCCCGCCAGCATCTGGCGTTCGGGCGGGGCATTCACAGTTGCCCGGGTGCCCCGTTGGCCCGCGCCGAGACCCGGGTGGGCTTGGAGCGGCTGCTGGACCGCACCACCGATATCCGCATCTCCGAGGAGAAGCACGGCCCGGCGGGCAACCGCGACTACCACTACATCCCGACGTTCATCCTGCGCGGGCTCACGCACCTGCACCTGGAGTTCGACGTCAAATGA
- a CDS encoding type IV toxin-antitoxin system AbiEi family antitoxin domain-containing protein: MSWHELLADSGVASTRQLLAVISRRHLRTLVDSGRLIRVQHGIYAAVAPDHLARLRAMDLRIGERAVACLHTAATLYGFDTDPDTRLHILDPGVRIRPSTDLMVHQRLGAPLALVDGRLATAPAWTAVELARTLRRPRALAVLDAALHSGRCTAADMASAVAQQKGRRGIVAVRALLPHADGRAESPMESEARLVFIDGGLPLPELQFEIVDRQGRLWRVDFAWPEFGVVAEYDSMQWHATAAALVHDRMKVARLQEVGWASVPLVVDEVRKHPGELVARMQTLFERAALAG; the protein is encoded by the coding sequence ATGTCCTGGCACGAGCTACTGGCGGACAGCGGCGTCGCCAGCACCCGACAACTGCTCGCGGTGATCTCACGCAGACACTTGCGCACGCTGGTCGACAGCGGCCGGCTCATCCGCGTCCAGCACGGCATCTACGCAGCGGTGGCACCGGACCATCTCGCCCGCCTGCGCGCCATGGACCTCCGGATCGGCGAGCGTGCCGTCGCGTGCCTGCACACCGCCGCCACGCTGTACGGATTCGACACCGACCCCGACACCCGACTGCACATCCTCGACCCCGGTGTCCGGATCCGGCCGTCGACCGATCTGATGGTGCACCAACGCCTGGGTGCACCGCTCGCGCTGGTCGATGGCCGGCTCGCCACCGCGCCGGCGTGGACAGCGGTCGAACTCGCCCGGACGCTTCGCCGCCCACGTGCGCTGGCGGTCCTCGATGCCGCGTTACACAGCGGGCGGTGCACAGCCGCGGACATGGCATCGGCGGTAGCTCAGCAGAAGGGCCGCCGGGGCATCGTCGCGGTGCGCGCGTTGCTGCCGCACGCGGACGGGCGCGCGGAGTCGCCGATGGAAAGTGAGGCACGCCTGGTGTTCATCGACGGCGGATTGCCCTTGCCCGAACTGCAATTCGAGATCGTCGACCGACAGGGCAGACTGTGGCGCGTCGACTTCGCCTGGCCCGAATTCGGCGTGGTGGCCGAGTACGACAGTATGCAGTGGCACGCCACGGCGGCCGCGCTCGTCCACGACAGGATGAAGGTGGCGCGGCTCCAGGAGGTCGGGTGGGCCTCGGTCCCGCTGGTCGTCGACGAGGTGCGCAAGCACCCGGGGGAGCTGGTGGCACGCATGCAGACACTGTTCGAACGTGCGGCCCTGGCCGGGTGA
- a CDS encoding NAD(P)-dependent oxidoreductase gives MRVGFIGAGRMGAPMVGRLVGAGHDVRVLGRTQEHRRAITDLGATAVAEAAAVTEGADAVVLCLFTDEQVHAVADAQLLAAIPAGAVLIVHTTGSPRTVEQLHGLAPHIEVVDAPVSGGPHDIAAGTVTLFVGGSEAALRRARPVLATYGDPVLHVGALGSGQKVKLINNTVFAAQLGLLARAAQLADSLGVDEAALLRALSHGSGASRALDNVARAGSAAAFVAAVGEFIGKDVAVIRQTIAELGADLGELDAIVDAGLGR, from the coding sequence ATGCGGGTCGGGTTCATCGGCGCCGGCCGGATGGGCGCCCCGATGGTGGGCCGGCTCGTGGGGGCCGGCCACGATGTCCGTGTGCTCGGCCGCACCCAGGAGCACCGCCGGGCCATCACCGACCTCGGCGCCACCGCCGTCGCCGAGGCCGCTGCGGTGACCGAGGGCGCCGACGCGGTGGTGCTCTGCCTGTTCACCGACGAACAGGTACATGCCGTCGCCGATGCGCAACTGCTGGCCGCGATCCCGGCCGGGGCGGTGCTGATCGTGCACACCACCGGTAGCCCCCGCACCGTCGAGCAGCTGCACGGCCTGGCACCGCATATCGAGGTCGTCGATGCGCCGGTCAGCGGCGGTCCGCACGATATCGCCGCCGGGACGGTCACGCTCTTTGTCGGCGGCTCGGAGGCGGCGCTGCGGCGCGCGCGGCCGGTCTTGGCCACCTATGGCGACCCGGTGCTGCACGTCGGCGCACTCGGGTCCGGCCAGAAGGTCAAGCTGATCAACAACACCGTATTCGCCGCACAGCTCGGCCTGCTGGCACGGGCGGCCCAGCTGGCGGACAGCTTGGGGGTCGACGAGGCCGCACTGCTGCGCGCGTTGTCGCACGGCAGCGGTGCCAGCCGGGCACTCGACAACGTCGCACGGGCCGGTTCGGCCGCCGCATTCGTCGCCGCCGTAGGCGAATTCATCGGTAAGGATGTCGCGGTGATCCGGCAGACGATCGCCGAACTGGGGGCCGATCTGGGCGAACTGGACGCGATCGTGGACGCCGGGCTCGGCCGCTGA
- a CDS encoding emopamil-binding protein → MTADADIQAPADGDAQLARPWAPHRRRAYIALTAITGIAFSTAVIGVGTGLLPPSFTVDVAANLAFGLPVIVLPLVYFWTARGERRSRLQRAAELTMIYLPYTAGSQLGYETIFLIGHPLHWWTPTADPGWKWLWWQYGLADTRYTSANAWIFGLELIGVITGTMLFIVWLRLMRTDLPTESRIRCLWLAFTGCAMLISSTGVYFLSEVRAGFGDIGQGAFGLWFKFIAENVPFMILPFFALLAIHRQIDHLTRRAGPL, encoded by the coding sequence ATGACAGCGGACGCCGATATCCAGGCCCCGGCCGACGGGGACGCCCAGCTCGCCCGTCCGTGGGCGCCCCACCGGCGTCGGGCGTATATCGCCCTCACCGCGATCACCGGCATTGCCTTCAGCACCGCAGTCATCGGCGTCGGCACGGGGCTGTTACCCCCCAGCTTCACCGTCGACGTCGCGGCCAACCTCGCGTTCGGACTGCCGGTCATCGTGCTGCCACTGGTGTATTTCTGGACCGCCCGGGGCGAGCGGCGCTCACGGCTGCAGCGGGCCGCCGAGCTGACGATGATCTACCTGCCCTACACCGCAGGCAGCCAACTCGGGTACGAGACCATCTTCCTCATCGGCCATCCGCTGCACTGGTGGACCCCGACCGCCGACCCCGGCTGGAAGTGGCTGTGGTGGCAGTACGGTCTCGCCGACACCCGCTACACCAGTGCCAATGCCTGGATTTTCGGCCTGGAGCTGATCGGCGTCATCACCGGCACCATGCTCTTCATCGTGTGGCTGCGGCTGATGCGTACCGACCTGCCGACCGAATCGCGCATCAGGTGCCTGTGGCTGGCGTTCACGGGTTGCGCCATGCTGATCAGCAGCACCGGCGTGTACTTCCTGTCCGAGGTCCGGGCCGGTTTCGGCGATATCGGCCAGGGTGCCTTCGGCCTCTGGTTCAAGTTCATTGCCGAGAACGTGCCGTTCATGATCCTGCCGTTCTTCGCGCTCCTGGCGATACACCGCCAGATCGATCACCTGACCCGCCGCGCCGGTCCGCTCTGA
- a CDS encoding phosphotransferase family protein, producing the protein MDDAGLPGKGAPLRARFLSGGTQNVIYELTRGDERCVIRMPPPGAPADRDKGILREWRIIEALDGTDVPHTEAVGVCDDASVLGRAFYLMGFVDGWSPMDRHARWPEPFDSDLSIRAELSYQLAEGIALLSKVDWKGKGLHDLGRPEGFHERQVTRWIGFLERIKRRDLPGQEVATAWLREHKPLDFIPGLMHGDYQFANVMYRHGAPARLAAIVDWEMGTVGDPKLDLGWMVQSWPAHDNDRAAMDYVDMRGAPSRDQVVAHYSQVSGRQVDDLDYYLVLAKWKLAIVLEQGYQRAGNDEKLLAFGPVVTDLMRSAAELAESSDYR; encoded by the coding sequence ATGGACGATGCCGGACTGCCCGGAAAGGGTGCCCCGCTGCGGGCACGTTTCCTGTCCGGCGGGACGCAGAACGTCATCTACGAACTGACCCGCGGCGACGAGCGCTGCGTCATCCGAATGCCACCTCCGGGCGCACCAGCCGACCGCGATAAGGGCATCCTGCGCGAATGGCGCATCATCGAGGCACTCGACGGCACCGACGTGCCGCACACCGAAGCCGTCGGAGTGTGCGACGACGCGAGCGTGCTGGGCAGAGCGTTCTATCTGATGGGCTTCGTCGACGGGTGGTCTCCGATGGACCGGCACGCCCGCTGGCCCGAGCCGTTCGACAGCGATCTCAGCATCCGCGCCGAGCTGAGTTACCAACTGGCCGAGGGTATTGCCCTGCTCTCCAAGGTCGATTGGAAGGGCAAGGGGCTGCACGATCTCGGCCGTCCGGAGGGCTTCCACGAGCGCCAGGTCACCCGCTGGATCGGCTTCCTGGAGCGCATCAAGCGGCGCGACCTGCCCGGCCAGGAGGTCGCCACGGCATGGCTACGGGAGCATAAGCCGCTCGACTTCATCCCGGGCCTGATGCACGGCGACTATCAGTTCGCCAACGTCATGTACCGCCATGGGGCTCCCGCACGGCTGGCGGCTATCGTCGATTGGGAGATGGGCACCGTGGGGGACCCGAAACTCGATCTCGGCTGGATGGTGCAGAGTTGGCCGGCTCACGACAATGACCGCGCCGCGATGGATTACGTCGATATGCGAGGCGCTCCCAGCCGCGATCAGGTGGTGGCGCACTACAGCCAGGTGTCCGGCCGCCAGGTCGACGATCTGGACTACTATCTGGTGCTCGCCAAGTGGAAGCTGGCCATCGTGCTGGAGCAGGGCTACCAGCGCGCCGGAAACGACGAGAAACTGCTGGCGTTCGGCCCGGTGGTCACCGATCTGATGCGCTCGGCCGCCGAGCTCGCCGAGAGCAGCGACTACCGGTGA
- a CDS encoding DUF1330 domain-containing protein: MPKGYVIITEDIKDPAGMAEYGKLASKAMTGATVLGFGPAVETLEGQWHGTQTVLLEFESVEAAKQWYHSDEYQAAAKLRQAAADCNGAIISGF; the protein is encoded by the coding sequence ATGCCCAAGGGCTATGTCATCATCACCGAAGATATCAAGGATCCGGCCGGCATGGCCGAGTACGGCAAGCTGGCCAGCAAGGCGATGACCGGCGCCACCGTACTGGGATTCGGCCCGGCCGTCGAGACACTCGAGGGGCAGTGGCACGGTACCCAGACCGTACTGCTGGAGTTCGAATCGGTCGAGGCGGCCAAGCAGTGGTATCACTCCGACGAGTACCAGGCCGCCGCGAAGCTGCGTCAGGCCGCGGCCGACTGCAACGGCGCGATCATCTCCGGCTTCTGA
- a CDS encoding NAD(P)-dependent oxidoreductase has translation MRVGFIGLGSQGGPMARRIVEGGFELTLWARRAASLEPYADTAAKTAGTPAELGAASDLVCLCVVGDDDVREVISGDDGVLAGMAPGGIIAIHSTVHPDTCSEIGKLAAAKRVSVIDAPVSGGGPAVEAGTLLVMVGGDEADAERARPVFATYADPIVHLGPLGSGQVAKILNNLLFTANLGSAMSALALGESLGVPRERLCEVVTRGSANSKALGSIAAFGGSLDNLAPIAGALLQKDCRHAATLAAKASAAEGAVFDAADAALHLMDHPR, from the coding sequence ATGCGCGTCGGATTCATCGGACTGGGCAGTCAGGGCGGGCCGATGGCCCGCCGCATCGTCGAGGGCGGTTTCGAACTGACGCTGTGGGCGCGGCGGGCGGCGTCGCTGGAACCCTATGCCGACACCGCGGCCAAGACGGCGGGCACGCCGGCCGAACTGGGTGCGGCGAGCGATCTGGTGTGCCTGTGCGTCGTCGGTGATGACGATGTCCGCGAGGTGATCTCGGGCGATGACGGTGTGCTGGCCGGGATGGCTCCCGGCGGCATCATCGCGATCCACAGCACGGTGCATCCCGATACCTGTTCGGAGATCGGGAAATTGGCTGCCGCCAAAAGGGTATCGGTGATCGACGCACCCGTCAGCGGTGGTGGACCCGCCGTCGAGGCAGGAACCCTGCTGGTGATGGTCGGCGGCGACGAGGCCGATGCGGAAAGGGCCCGGCCGGTGTTCGCGACCTACGCCGACCCGATCGTGCATCTCGGCCCGCTGGGCAGTGGTCAAGTCGCCAAGATCCTGAACAACCTGCTGTTCACCGCCAACCTGGGTAGCGCGATGAGCGCACTGGCACTCGGTGAGTCCCTCGGGGTGCCGCGCGAGCGTCTGTGCGAGGTGGTCACCCGCGGCTCGGCCAACAGCAAGGCGCTGGGCAGTATCGCCGCATTCGGCGGCAGCCTGGACAACCTCGCCCCGATTGCCGGCGCGCTACTGCAGAAGGACTGCCGGCACGCCGCCACGCTCGCGGCCAAGGCCTCGGCCGCCGAGGGGGCGGTGTTCGACGCCGCCGATGCCGCGCTGCACCTGATGGACCATCCGCGGTGA
- a CDS encoding acyl-CoA dehydrogenase family protein, with protein sequence MAWDFETDPEFTELLDWADAFVRDEVEPLDLIWPHLQFTPLDDARRAVVDPLKDQVRRKGLWATHLGPELGGQGYGQLKLALLNEILGRSQWAPIVFGCQAPDTGNAEIIAHYGTPDQKDRYLRPLLEGEVFSCYSMTEPQGGADPTQFTTSAVRDGNDWIINGHKFFSSNASTASFLIVMVVTNPDVSPYQGMSMFLVPTDTPGVTIVRNCGLYGEADGEGSHALIHYDNVRVPNAALLGGEGQAFVIAQTRLGGGRIHHAMRTIGLAQRALDMMCERALSRHTAGSLLADKQTVQGYIADSYAQLKQFRLMVLFTAWEIDKYNDYKRVRKDIAAVKVVMPTVLHDIAWRAMQVHGALGVTNEMPFLGMVTGAAVMGLADGPTEVHKTTVAKQVLREYTGTDGLWPTQWIPGKRDAARARFAEYLEAEVGNL encoded by the coding sequence ATGGCATGGGATTTCGAGACCGACCCGGAGTTCACCGAACTCCTCGACTGGGCCGACGCCTTCGTGCGCGATGAGGTCGAACCACTGGACCTGATCTGGCCGCACCTGCAGTTCACACCGTTGGACGACGCCCGCCGTGCGGTGGTGGACCCGCTGAAGGACCAGGTGCGCCGAAAAGGACTGTGGGCCACCCATCTCGGCCCGGAACTCGGCGGCCAGGGATACGGGCAGCTGAAACTGGCCCTGCTCAACGAGATCCTCGGCCGGTCCCAGTGGGCACCGATCGTGTTCGGCTGTCAGGCCCCGGATACCGGCAACGCCGAGATCATCGCCCATTACGGCACCCCGGATCAGAAGGACCGCTACCTGCGTCCGCTGTTGGAAGGTGAGGTGTTCTCCTGTTACTCGATGACCGAGCCGCAGGGCGGTGCCGATCCCACCCAGTTCACGACCTCCGCGGTGCGCGACGGGAACGACTGGATCATCAATGGACACAAGTTCTTCTCCTCCAACGCCTCCACCGCGTCGTTCCTGATCGTCATGGTGGTGACCAACCCGGATGTCAGCCCTTACCAGGGGATGTCGATGTTCCTGGTGCCCACCGACACGCCCGGTGTCACCATCGTGCGCAACTGTGGGCTGTACGGAGAGGCCGACGGCGAGGGTTCGCACGCCCTGATCCACTACGACAACGTCCGGGTGCCGAACGCCGCGCTGCTCGGTGGTGAGGGCCAGGCGTTCGTGATCGCCCAGACTCGATTGGGCGGTGGCCGCATCCACCACGCGATGCGCACCATCGGCCTGGCCCAGAGAGCGCTGGACATGATGTGCGAACGCGCGTTGTCCCGGCATACCGCGGGAAGCCTGCTCGCCGACAAGCAAACCGTGCAGGGCTATATCGCCGACTCCTACGCCCAGCTCAAACAGTTCCGGCTGATGGTGCTGTTCACCGCATGGGAGATCGACAAATACAACGACTACAAACGGGTCCGCAAGGACATCGCCGCGGTGAAGGTGGTCATGCCCACGGTGCTGCACGATATCGCCTGGCGCGCAATGCAAGTCCACGGTGCGCTCGGCGTCACCAACGAGATGCCGTTCCTCGGTATGGTCACCGGGGCCGCGGTGATGGGCCTGGCCGACGGGCCCACCGAGGTGCACAAGACCACCGTCGCCAAGCAGGTGCTGCGGGAGTACACCGGGACCGACGGGCTCTGGCCCACCCAGTGGATCCCCGGCAAACGGGACGCCGCCCGGGCCCGGTTCGCCGAGTATCTGGAGGCCGAGGTGGGCAACCTGTGA
- a CDS encoding ferredoxin — MRVAVDEDRCAGHGMCLTLCPEVFDLSDDGWAVAAPGDVPAEHEAAVREAIQCCPENAIHEV, encoded by the coding sequence ATGAGGGTAGCCGTCGACGAGGACCGGTGTGCCGGGCACGGGATGTGCCTGACGCTGTGCCCGGAGGTGTTCGACCTGTCCGACGACGGGTGGGCGGTGGCCGCACCCGGAGATGTACCGGCCGAGCATGAGGCGGCGGTGCGGGAGGCCATCCAGTGCTGCCCGGAGAACGCCATCCACGAAGTCTGA
- a CDS encoding TetR/AcrR family transcriptional regulator, producing MPNPSRNAEADRGQRRATFQRANSRATKRMLVQAAMALWRTNGYSGTTVAQICAAAGVSKALFYFYFPRKEDVLFEVGVMSTRSAQRTIATLLDRDYDVTAVITAALAELERSMARNPPELIVETILEGYRHEHRLLSTGEATPDLDGGMFTALFQRALTDGKLPAGTDTDHLAYLAMMLVSEGARHWAAGSFGARSFVEVVGTDITALIAGSTGQRRP from the coding sequence ATGCCCAATCCTTCGCGCAACGCAGAAGCTGACCGCGGTCAGCGCAGGGCCACCTTCCAGCGCGCCAACTCACGCGCGACAAAGCGCATGCTGGTCCAGGCCGCCATGGCACTGTGGCGCACCAACGGCTACTCCGGCACCACGGTTGCCCAGATCTGCGCCGCGGCCGGAGTCTCGAAAGCGTTGTTCTACTTCTACTTTCCCCGCAAAGAGGATGTGCTCTTCGAGGTCGGCGTGATGTCGACCCGGTCCGCGCAGCGCACCATCGCCACCCTGCTGGACCGCGACTACGACGTGACCGCCGTCATCACCGCGGCCCTGGCCGAACTGGAACGTTCCATGGCCCGCAACCCGCCGGAACTGATCGTGGAGACAATCTTGGAGGGCTACCGCCACGAGCACCGTCTGCTCAGCACCGGCGAGGCCACCCCCGATCTGGACGGCGGAATGTTCACCGCCCTGTTCCAACGGGCACTGACCGACGGGAAACTGCCCGCCGGCACCGATACCGACCATCTGGCCTATCTGGCCATGATGCTGGTCAGTGAGGGTGCCAGGCACTGGGCCGCAGGCTCATTCGGCGCACGCTCGTTCGTCGAGGTCGTCGGCACCGATATCACCGCCCTGATCGCAGGCAGCACCGGACAAAGGAGACCGTGA